From a region of the Candidatus Gracilibacteria bacterium genome:
- a CDS encoding fasciclin domain-containing protein yields MDNTDMGMDNQNMDNMDEDGVMVGGAMMVPSLDIVDNAMNADNVTTLVAAVSAAGLVDTLKSEGPFTVFAPTNMAFDDLPEGTVDTLLLPENKDMLTNILTYHVVPGSYTSADLEDGMMLTTVQGEELEITYVDNVWYVNGVEIQTADVISSNGVTFVIDSVLMPSA; encoded by the coding sequence ATGGATAATACAGATATGGGAATGGATAATCAAAATATGGACAATATGGATGAAGATGGTGTTATGGTTGGAGGAGCAATGATGGTTCCATCGCTTGATATCGTAGATAACGCTATGAACGCTGATAATGTAACTACTCTTGTTGCTGCTGTATCAGCTGCATGACTTGTAGATACACTTAAGTCAGAAGGACCATTTACAGTATTTGCTCCTACTAACATGGCTTTTGATGATCTTCCAGAAGGTACAGTAGATACTCTACTCCTTCCAGAAAATAAAGATATGTTAACTAATATTCTTACATATCATGTTGTTCCTGGTTCATACACTTCTGCTGATTTAGAAGATGGTATGATGCTTACTACTGTTCAAGGCGAAGAACTTGAAATTACGTACGTAGATAACGTATGGTATGTAAACGGTGTTGAGATTCAAACTGCTGATGTTATCTCTTCTAATGGAGTAACATTCGTAATAGATTCAGTACTTATGCCTTCTGCATAA